One Marinibacterium anthonyi genomic region harbors:
- a CDS encoding putative alkylphosphonate utilization operon protein PhnA: protein MTDTLPPCPACASTFAYEMDALLVCPECGHEWQPGGEEDDALQIHDSVGNLLADGDTVTVIKDLKVKGSSSVVKVGTKVRGIRIVGGDHDIDCKIPGIGQMGLKSQFVKKVSD from the coding sequence ATGACCGACACCCTGCCCCCTTGCCCCGCGTGCGCATCGACCTTCGCCTACGAAATGGACGCGCTGCTGGTGTGCCCGGAATGCGGTCACGAATGGCAGCCCGGCGGTGAAGAGGACGACGCGCTGCAGATCCATGACAGCGTCGGCAACCTGCTGGCCGACGGAGACACGGTCACCGTGATCAAGGACCTCAAGGTCAAGGGGTCGTCGTCAGTGGTCAAGGTCGGCACCAAGGTGCGCGGTATCCGCATCGTCGGCGGCGATCACGACATCGACTGCAAGATCCCCGGCATCGGCCAGATGGGGCTCAAATCCCAGTTCGTCAAGAAGGTGTCCGACTAG